One genomic segment of Paraburkholderia hospita includes these proteins:
- a CDS encoding hydrolase: protein MAHELLTPDTCALALIDHQPQMFFGTHSHERTTVLHNVQILAKAAKLFNVPTILTTIAADSFSGHLLPEVQAVFPEIKPIDRTSMNSWEDKGFRDAIKATGRKKIVIAGLWTEVCVTFPTIQMLNEGFEIYVPTDACGDITEEAHERAVQRIVQAGAVPMNSLQFMCELQRDWARGETYEGCMDIFKAHSAYGIGVRYAKQILGEHASEAG from the coding sequence ATGGCACATGAACTGTTGACGCCCGACACGTGCGCGCTCGCGCTTATCGACCATCAGCCGCAGATGTTCTTCGGCACGCACTCGCACGAGCGCACAACCGTCCTGCACAACGTCCAGATCCTCGCGAAGGCCGCGAAGCTCTTCAACGTGCCGACCATCCTGACGACGATCGCCGCCGACTCGTTCAGCGGCCATCTGCTGCCCGAAGTGCAAGCAGTGTTTCCGGAGATCAAGCCGATCGACCGCACGTCGATGAACTCGTGGGAAGACAAGGGCTTCCGTGACGCCATCAAGGCAACGGGCCGCAAGAAGATCGTGATCGCGGGTCTGTGGACGGAAGTGTGCGTGACCTTCCCGACCATCCAGATGTTGAACGAAGGCTTCGAAATCTACGTGCCGACGGACGCATGCGGTGACATCACGGAAGAAGCGCACGAGCGCGCGGTGCAACGCATCGTCCAGGCGGGCGCCGTGCCGATGAACTCGCTGCAGTTCATGTGCGAACTGCAACGTGACTGGGCGCGCGGCGAAACGTACGAAGGCTGCATGGACATCTTCAAGGCGCACAGCGCATACGGCATCGGCGTGCGCTACGCGAAGCAGATTCTCGGCGAGCACGCGAGCGAGGCAGGCTGA
- a CDS encoding winged helix-turn-helix domain-containing protein yields MMTIKIGQLEISLDHREVRLDGQKVPIGSRAFDILALLIAADGELVSKDEIMRVVWPTTVVEKNNLQVHISALRRAFGDERERLRTVPGRGYRLVMHDDLDARDGANVPSTAQEDASVGADAARPSRQPLPARVPELIGRQDALDGVAAALRVHQAVTLVGTGGIGKTRLAVEVAHAIQHVFADGVVFVPLAAVSDAPSALDALAFAMGSRLSASRTALAQIAAEWRDRDALVVLDNCEQVLEIVAAIAESLTGAGSRMRVLATSREALRVRDEIVYQVPPLSVPTPDDPGTDVLRTAAVRFFLARAQADGAHFSLDETSIRLTGEVCRRLDGIPLALELAASRAALLGIGLLAEHLDDRFRILTGGRRTALPRHQTLKATLDWSYRLLSCDEQKLLRWLGMFVNGFTLDAACAMAEHAGLTRMEALDAVSGLVSRSLLTTDFEGSSYRYRLLESTRAYALQQLDDNGERLRAAGAHAVLFLQMLETAQKRWDERPVVEWLGEFTRELGNLRTALDWTLGERGDHATGIALAAVTVPYLYELSLVEECCSRARAALHFVPSDAQEGGSVAVEAHLRLMSALSAALVYTEGPLTETREAWTLVLNEAMQAGHADYASRARWGVWNWHQYSGRARDALMLARRFGDHARSSGDATLVVLSGRVEGIALHYAGDQPRARELLERMIEAYEEKPLSRWHTPGFRVDHGIAARATLARVRWVQGERGGAYDLAARCFDSAAQYDHEIVICYVLVEALVPIALLNGDLAAARHGIDVLHELSTRFGFTIWSACCACYDAWLATLETPGADSIELLTSAISTLRATGYLAQLSPLQGQLAVALMKASRDKKALTIIEDALRHADDNGERWYYAELCRIKGDVLCKLGRHDDAQRWFATSLDWEQRNGVERTVARDASAARASLRVASVQSRA; encoded by the coding sequence ATGATGACGATCAAGATCGGTCAACTCGAGATTTCACTTGATCATCGCGAAGTGCGTCTCGATGGGCAGAAGGTCCCGATCGGCAGCCGCGCGTTCGACATTCTCGCGTTGCTGATCGCCGCCGACGGCGAACTCGTATCGAAAGACGAGATCATGCGCGTCGTCTGGCCGACCACGGTCGTCGAGAAGAACAATCTGCAGGTTCATATCTCCGCGCTGCGCCGTGCGTTCGGCGACGAGCGCGAGCGTCTGCGCACGGTGCCCGGCCGTGGCTACCGTCTGGTCATGCATGACGACCTCGACGCGCGCGACGGCGCCAATGTGCCGTCCACCGCGCAAGAGGATGCATCAGTCGGCGCTGACGCCGCGCGACCTTCACGTCAGCCTTTGCCCGCCCGCGTGCCGGAGCTGATTGGCCGGCAGGATGCGCTCGACGGCGTGGCGGCCGCGCTGCGCGTGCATCAGGCCGTGACGCTGGTGGGCACAGGCGGCATCGGCAAGACGCGCCTCGCGGTCGAAGTCGCGCATGCGATCCAGCACGTGTTCGCCGATGGCGTCGTGTTCGTGCCGCTCGCGGCCGTGAGCGATGCGCCGTCGGCGCTCGACGCGCTCGCGTTCGCGATGGGCAGCCGGCTTTCCGCGAGCCGCACCGCGCTTGCGCAGATCGCTGCCGAATGGCGCGACCGCGATGCGCTGGTGGTGCTCGACAACTGCGAGCAAGTGCTGGAGATCGTGGCCGCCATCGCGGAGTCCCTGACGGGCGCGGGCAGCCGCATGCGCGTGCTGGCGACGAGCCGCGAAGCCTTGCGCGTGCGCGACGAAATCGTCTATCAGGTGCCGCCGCTGTCCGTGCCGACGCCGGACGATCCCGGCACCGATGTGTTGCGCACGGCCGCCGTGCGTTTCTTTCTGGCACGCGCGCAAGCCGATGGCGCGCACTTTTCGCTCGACGAAACCAGCATTCGTCTGACGGGTGAAGTGTGCCGCCGGCTCGACGGCATTCCGCTCGCGCTCGAACTGGCGGCGTCGCGCGCGGCGTTGCTGGGCATCGGCCTGCTGGCCGAGCATCTCGACGACCGCTTCCGCATCCTGACGGGCGGCCGGCGCACGGCCTTGCCGCGCCATCAGACGCTCAAGGCGACGCTCGACTGGAGCTACCGTCTGTTGAGCTGCGACGAACAGAAGTTGCTGCGCTGGCTCGGCATGTTCGTCAACGGCTTCACACTCGACGCCGCTTGCGCGATGGCGGAGCACGCGGGGCTCACGCGCATGGAAGCGCTCGATGCCGTGAGCGGTCTCGTATCGCGCTCGTTGCTGACGACGGACTTCGAAGGTTCGTCGTATCGCTATCGTTTGCTCGAATCGACCCGCGCCTACGCTTTGCAGCAACTCGACGACAACGGCGAGCGCCTCCGCGCAGCGGGCGCGCATGCGGTACTGTTTCTGCAGATGCTCGAAACGGCGCAGAAGCGCTGGGACGAACGGCCCGTCGTCGAATGGCTTGGCGAGTTCACGCGCGAGCTCGGCAACCTGCGAACCGCGCTCGACTGGACACTGGGCGAACGTGGCGATCACGCGACGGGCATTGCGCTCGCGGCTGTCACCGTGCCTTATCTATATGAGCTGTCGCTGGTCGAAGAATGTTGCAGCCGTGCGCGCGCCGCGCTGCACTTCGTTCCTTCTGATGCACAAGAAGGTGGCAGCGTCGCTGTCGAAGCACACTTGCGGCTCATGTCGGCGCTCTCCGCCGCGCTCGTTTATACGGAAGGTCCGCTGACGGAAACGCGCGAAGCATGGACGCTCGTGCTGAACGAGGCGATGCAGGCCGGTCATGCCGACTATGCATCGCGGGCGCGCTGGGGCGTGTGGAACTGGCATCAGTACAGCGGACGCGCTCGCGATGCGCTGATGCTCGCGCGCCGCTTCGGCGATCACGCGCGTAGCAGCGGCGATGCAACGCTTGTCGTGCTGTCGGGGCGCGTCGAAGGGATCGCGCTGCACTACGCGGGCGACCAGCCGCGCGCACGCGAACTGCTCGAGCGGATGATCGAAGCGTACGAAGAAAAGCCGCTGAGCCGTTGGCACACGCCGGGCTTTCGCGTCGATCATGGCATCGCCGCGCGCGCGACGCTGGCGCGCGTGCGGTGGGTGCAAGGCGAGCGCGGCGGGGCGTACGATCTCGCCGCGCGCTGCTTCGATTCGGCCGCGCAGTACGACCATGAAATCGTCATCTGCTATGTGCTCGTTGAAGCGCTCGTGCCGATTGCGCTGCTGAATGGCGATCTGGCTGCCGCGCGTCATGGCATCGACGTGCTGCATGAACTGTCGACGCGTTTTGGCTTCACGATCTGGAGCGCATGCTGCGCGTGCTACGACGCATGGCTCGCGACACTCGAAACGCCGGGAGCTGATTCGATAGAGCTGTTGACGAGCGCGATCTCCACGCTGCGCGCAACGGGCTATCTCGCGCAGCTTTCGCCGTTGCAGGGGCAGCTCGCTGTCGCGCTGATGAAGGCGTCGCGTGACAAGAAAGCACTCACCATCATTGAAGACGCACTGCGCCACGCCGACGACAATGGCGAGCGCTGGTACTACGCCGAGCTGTGCAGAATCAAGGGCGACGTGCTGTGCAAGCTCGGCCGTCACGACGACGCGCAACGCTGGTTCGCGACATCGCTCGACTGGGAACAGCGCAACGGCGTCGAACGTACCGTTGCGCGCGATGCGTCGGCCGCGCGCGCATCGCTGCGTGTTGCTTCCGTTCAGTCTCGCGCTTAA
- a CDS encoding alpha/beta fold hydrolase — MSAHNQRDNFVKAKDGTDIFFKDWGTGTPVVFSHGWPLSADAWDPQMLFLVNQGYRVIAHDRRGHGRSGQASGGNDMDTYADDLAAVLDALDVTNAMLVGHSTGGGEVAHYIGRHGSKRVAKAVLIGAVPPLMLKTADHPGGLPMSVFDGIRAGVAANRSQFYLDLATPFYGFNRPDAQVSQGLIQDFWRQGMAGSIKGQYECIRQFSEVDYTDDLKKIDVPTLFLHGDDDQIVPIDASAKLASKLVKNATLKVYAGAPHGMCSTHVEQVNADLLSFLKQ; from the coding sequence ATGAGCGCGCACAATCAGCGTGACAACTTCGTGAAGGCGAAGGACGGCACGGACATCTTCTTCAAGGACTGGGGCACGGGCACGCCCGTCGTCTTCTCGCACGGCTGGCCGCTGTCCGCCGATGCATGGGACCCGCAGATGCTGTTCCTCGTGAACCAGGGCTATCGTGTAATCGCGCACGACCGTCGCGGACATGGCCGTTCAGGCCAGGCTTCGGGCGGCAACGACATGGACACCTACGCCGACGATCTCGCCGCCGTGCTCGATGCGCTCGACGTGACGAACGCGATGCTGGTGGGCCATTCGACGGGCGGCGGCGAAGTCGCGCATTACATTGGCCGTCATGGCTCGAAGCGTGTCGCGAAGGCCGTGCTGATCGGCGCCGTGCCGCCGCTGATGCTGAAGACGGCCGACCATCCGGGCGGTCTGCCGATGTCCGTGTTCGACGGCATTCGCGCGGGCGTTGCCGCCAACCGCTCGCAGTTCTACCTCGATCTCGCGACGCCGTTCTACGGGTTCAACCGTCCCGACGCGCAGGTCTCGCAAGGGCTGATCCAGGACTTCTGGCGTCAGGGCATGGCAGGTTCGATCAAAGGCCAGTACGAGTGCATCAGGCAGTTCTCCGAAGTCGACTATACGGATGACCTGAAGAAGATCGACGTGCCCACGCTCTTCCTGCACGGCGACGACGATCAGATCGTGCCGATCGACGCTTCGGCGAAGCTGGCGTCGAAGCTCGTGAAGAACGCGACGCTGAAGGTCTATGCAGGCGCACCGCACGGCATGTGCAGCACGCATGTCGAGCAGGTGAATGCCGACCTGTTGTCGTTCCTGAAGCAGTAA